Genomic DNA from Actinomycetes bacterium:
CGCCGCCCCGAGTTCCTGATGCGTCCGGTCAAGCCCAAGCGCAAGGCGTTCCGGGTCACGCTCGAGAGCTGACCCGGGAGCGGGTCAGCGGGTGCGGTCGGCCGCGCGCAGCTCCAGCAGGTCGGCGTCGGAGGTCGGTGCCGCGAGCACGTCGGCCATGAAGTCACGCAGCAGGTCCACCGCTTCGACGATCTTGGTGCTGCGCAGCCCGTAGTAGATGGTGGGGCCGGATCGCGACCGGGTGAGCATGCCGCGGCTGCGCAGGATGCCCAGGTGCTGGCTGGCGTTGGGCTGCGACATGCCGACCGCCGCGGCGATCTCGCCGACCGACCGCGGGCCGTCGCGCAGCTCGTTGATGATGCACA
This window encodes:
- a CDS encoding metalloregulator ArsR/SmtB family transcription factor, translating into MTTDPQVTTGGRAAPDELYELHARICKALADPKRLCIINELRDGPRSVGEIAAAVGMSQPNASQHLGILRSRGMLTRSRSGPTIYYGLRSTKIVEAVDLLRDFMADVLAAPTSDADLLELRAADRTR